In the Candidatus Bipolaricaulota bacterium genome, GAACGCACGCCCCGTGCTGGGCGGTGCACTCGACCACCCGGGTGATCAGTCGTGGGCTCGGGAACGGGCGGGCAGCGTCGTGGATCAGCACAAGCTCACCGTCCACTGCCTCGACACCGGCCCGGGCCGAGTCCTGCCGCCGCTCCCCTCCGGTGACGATCCGAGCGCTGATTCCAAGCCCTTCAGCGATCCGCGCTGCGGTCGTCTCTTCCCCAGCCCGCACCACGATCACGATCTCCTGCACCGCCGGGACGCACGCGAACGCGGTCAACGAGTAAGAGAGGACTGGAGCCCCCGCGAGGGGGAGATAGACCTTGTTCCCATCCGCTCCCATCCGCTCCCCCCGGCCGGCGGCGAGGATTACCGCGCTTACCATCTACTTCGTCGTTGCAGTCTGGGTTAGCTGCTTGAGGTCGGTCCCGTCCGGATTGATCGAGTAGATCTCCCACGCGCCGGTGCGGTTGGAGTTGAACAGGATCCTTCCGTCCACCCCCCACTGCGGGTTGACATCATCTTTCTCGTTCGTGGTCAAGCGGGTGACGTTCTTCGTCGCCAGGTCCATCACGTACAGGTCGACGTTCTTGTCCCGGTTGGAGATAAAGACGATCGCTGTCCCGTCCGGGGACCAGCTCGGCGACCAATCGTCCACCTCGTTCTTGGTGAGCTGCTCCACCTGACCGGTGGAGACATCACGCAGGTAGATCTCGAACCCCTTATCGCCAGGGGACTCAAATGCGATCTTCGTCCCGTCCGGCGACATGACCGGTTCCCAGTTGGTCAATGCCGGCCCTTTCTGGAACAGCGAACAACCACCGAGGATGATCCCGACTCCGATGAGGAAGATTGCGATGATGATTCCCTTCTTCACGCTCGATTCTCCTTTTTCATTTTTCCCATCTCGGGGTCTCCCCCGCCGGCTCCACAAACAGCATCCTCCCTGCTTCCGTCTGGAGGGTGCTCTTGACCATCGCCTTGATCTTGCGACCGATGTGGCGGCGGCCGTTCTCCACCACGACCATCGTCCCATCGTCGAGATAACCGACCCCCTGACCGATCTCCTCACCGCGGTCGATCACCTCGACGGTGATCTCCTCCCCGGGGATGAACCGGGGCTTCACCGCGTTGGCAAGCTCGTTGATGTTGAGGATCTTCACCCCTTCCACCTGGGCGACCCGATTCAGATTGTAGTCGGTGGTCACAAGGGCTCCACCATCATCCTTGACCAAGTGGATCAGCTTCCGGTCCACCTCCCGCACGTGGGGATAGTCTTTGGAGATGACGCGGATGCGGACGGTATCGTCCTGCATCAAACTGCGCAGCACCTCCAACCCGCGTCTCCCTTTGCGCCGGCGCAGGCTGTTGGCGGAATCGGCGATCCCCTGCAGCTCGGAAAGGACGAACTCGGGCACGATCAATTCCCCCTCGAGAAAACCGGTGCGAACGAGATCCCCGATTCGCCCGTCGATGATCACGCTCGTGTCCAGGACCTTCCGGGCGGCGGAGTCGTTCTTGTGCAGGCGCTGTGCCGCACGGGCCTTGGCGCTCCCCACCGGATACAGGGGACGGTCGAACGCGCTCCCGATCCGCGCCCCGAGGAACAGGCTGCCGGCGAGGACGCACCCTTGGGCGATGTGGGCACCGACGGAGCCGCCGAACGCGAGTGCGATCGCTGCAATCAACACCCCACCGGCCATGGTGGTGATCGCCCCGAGGAAGAGTCCGTTCATGAGCCGGGTCACCGCCCCGTCCGATTTCAGGGCGCGCTCGATCCCCTTCCAACCGTACCAGATTCCGGCTCCGATGATCCCGCCGGCGAGGGTACCGAAGATGAGTCCAGTCCCGACACGGGGGATCGCGCCGAGCGGGGGGATGAGCCCGTGCGCCGCCGCCACCGCTCCTCCCGCTGCCGCTAACCCGAGCACGAATAATAACATGCCAACCATAATAACACCTCCGGAGGAGCCGCGTTGCACGTCTCCCCATAAACTACGTTCAACGTTGATTATATACAGTGCTTGACTTTAAGGCAAGATTCTGCTATTCTATAGGGAGAAATCGGCTGTTCTTTAAGTGATGGGGGGGAGGACGCTGGGGGCTACGTGGACCGTACGTGACGTTCTGAACTGGACGCGGACGTATTTCAAAGAAGCCGGGATCGTACAACCGCGCCTGGAAGCGGAGATTCTCCTTGCTCATACGCTCTCGGTCGACCGCCTTCATCTTTACCTTGCGCCCGATCGGCCGTTATCACCGGAAGAACGGGCACGGTACCGCGAGGTCGTCAAGAAGCGCAGGCAAGGAACTCCTCTCCAGTACCTCATCGGAGAGGTGCAGTTTCTCGGGCTGAGGTTCCGGGTGCGACCCGGAGCGCTCATCCCCCGCCCAGAGACCGAGGAGATGGTGATGCGGGCCCTGCGCCTCCTCCCCCGCGATCAGGACACCGCCTGCCTCGACCTCGGGACCGGTTCAGGCGTGATCGGGGTCTGTCTTGCCAAGTACCTCCCCCGCGTTTCGGTCACCGCGGTCGATGTTTCGACGGAAGCGCTGGAGCTTGCAAAGGAGAACGCCGATCTAAATGGGGTATCCGATCGGATCGAGTTCCTGCAGAGCGACTGGTTCGAGCGGGTGGAGGGGAAGTTCGATCTGATCGTCTCCAATCCACCCTACGTACCCCGTGAGGCTATGCCTTCCCTCCCCCCGGAGGTGCGGGCCCACGAACCGAAGATCGCCCTCGACGGAGGGGAGGGAGGAGTGGAGGAGATCTCCCGGATCATTGCCGCCGCCGGGGCGCACCTGCGCCGCAATGGATACATCCTTCTCGAGATCGGGGATGGACAGGGAGAGGCGGTGAGCGCCCTCGCCGCTGACGCTGGATTTACCGGAACGAAGGTGGAGCATGATCTTTCCGGAAAGGAGAGGTTCGTGATCGCGCGATGTCCGTGATGATCCAGGTCTCGGAGCTGAACTTCTCGACCGAAGAGGGGATAAAGGTCCTCGAGGACGTGCACCTGCGTGTCGATCAAGGGGAGATGGCGTTCCTCGTCGGGCCGCAGGCGGCGGGAAAGTCGGTGCTTCTCGGGCTTCTCGCCGCCAGGATTCGACCGCAATCGGGCCAGCTCCTCGTCTGCGGGCGGAACGTGGCCCGGCTGACGCGGCGTAAGGCGGCGGAATTTCGGCGCAGGATCGGGTTCCTCCCTCAGGATTTCACCCCGCTGCCGAAGACTGTCCTCGAGAACGTGACGTTCAAGCTGCGTGCCCTCGGGAACTTCCGCGAGCAGGCCGAGGAAAAGGCCCTGGCCGCCCTCGATCAGGTCGGGCTGACCTCGAAGCTCAACGAGTCCGGGGATGAGCTGGAACCGGTCGACCGGGTCAGGCTCGGCCTGGCGATCGCCCTGTGCAACGAGCCGCTCCTCCTGCTGTGTGATGAACCGTTCCTCGGACTGGATGAGGAAGGGACTGAGGCGATCGCCTCCCTGCTCATCCAGTTGCACTCGCATGGACTGACGGCCCTCATCGCCACCCGCGGCCCGCTCCCCGCTTCCCTCTCCGGCTACCGTCGTATCTCCCTCATCGACGGGAAGGTGGTGGGGGGATGAGCCCGGGGGTCTTCATCTTCCGGGAGCTCCTCGGCGCAGTGCGGGGGAAGGCCGCCGGACTCATCCTGGGGATGATCGGACTTTTGTTCGCGTTCCTCGCCATCTTCTCCTGTTTCTTTGTCCTCGGGACCTCGGACGGCTCCTCCACCGGGGTGAGCTCGTCGGCCAAGGCCGTGACGTGCTACATTTCTCCCAAGCTTTCGGTGGATGAGGTGCAGGGGCTGTACCGCGGGATCCTTGCGCGCGATGACGTCGCTGCGGTCACCTACGTGTTCGCCGCGGAGATCTCCCCCGACCGGCCCGGGGGGGCGTTTTTGGTGCGACCGACTGATTCCGGGGACGTGAACGCCCTGGTCGAGGCACTGCGAACCCTCTCCGGGGTGACGGAGGTAGACGCGGGAGGAGCTACCGGAGAGGAGATCCACCTCTCAACTCCGGTACGAATCGGCCTCCTTATCGGGCTCCTCGTGACCGGCCTTGCCAGCTTGCTCGTGGGGCGGATCGCGTTTTTGGAGCTCCTGCGCAATTTTTCCCCTGAGCTCAATCTCCTCCACCTCTCCGGGACCCCGGATTGGTCGGTACAAGCGCCGGTGGTCTGGCTCGGGATCGCGGCCGGCGTCGTGGCCAGCTTGATCCTGATCGTCGTCCTTTATGCCCTACACGCCTCGGCCCTCTCCGGTGCGGCCCCAGCGGCCGCGGCTGGCCTCCTCCACCAGGGACGGGTCCTCACCGCGGCGCTACTCAGTCTCCTCCTCGGGATCATCATGGGCGGGCTATGCGGCGGGCTCGGCGCGGGCCTTCTCTCCTCCCGATTCTCCGACTACTCGTAACGGAGGGCGTCCACTACCGGGAGTTTGGCCGCGCGGCGAGCCGGCATCCAACCGGCGAACGCTCCGAGCAGGAACGAGAACGCCAGGGTCGAGATTATGAGAAGGGGGCTGGCCACGGTGTGAATCTCGACGTTGAAATAGCCACGGATCACGGCTGCAACGACGCTGCTCAGTCCGAGCCCGAAGATCACCCCGACGATCCCCCCGACCAATCCCATCAGGCCGGATTCGATCAGGAAGATCATCAGGATCTGTCCCCGCCGGGCGCCGATCGCCTTCATCACCCCGATCTCCCGTGTCCGCTCGAGCACGGCGGTGTACATCGTGTTCATCACCCCGACCCCGCCGACGAGGAGGGATATCCCGGCGATCCCGGCGAGAAACCCGCTCACCGAACCCATCACCGTGCTGATCTGCCGATTGATGTCGGAATAGGTGACAGTGGACACATCCTTGTCGCCGGCGTCCCTGAGGGCGTTCTTGACCCGGTCGGCCACCTCGTCGACGTCCGCCCCATTGGCCGTCTTGACCAGGGTGAGGAGGACCTTGTCGCTCTTCCCGAACAGCTCGTCCATCTGCGCAAACGGCACGAAGAGCGTATCCGCGTTCCCGCTCTTGCCCAGTCCAAAGCTGAACCCCCCGGAATCGTGCGACGGTGCGAAGATCCCGATCACCCTGAACGGATGGTTCTCGATCTCCACCGTCGTTCCGAGGGTTGCATGCAGCTGGGAGGCGGCCTTGCTCCCGAGGATGACGACATCGCGCTCCCCGGGGGTGAAGAACCGCCCGCCGGGCTCGAAGTTCACGTCCCCGAGGAATGACTTGAACTCGGTGACCAGCGTGGGAGAGAGCCCGGTCACCGGGAGGAACCCCTGCACCGACTTCCCGCCGACGGTAGGGCCCTTGACGAACCCCGACTCGGACCGGACCGCCGCCACCGCTGTCACTCCCGGCACCTGTTCGATCACGTCCAGGTCAACGCTGATCTCCTCGGTTGTGCCACGGCGGGACTGAAACGCCTCCTTTCCCACGATGAGGAACGAGTTGTACCCGAACACATTCTCCACCTGCTGGGTGATGCTTCGCTCCAGTCCGAGCCCGATCGAGATCAGGGCGACAACAGCGGTGATCCCGATGAATACCCCGATCACGGTCAGCCAGCTGCGCAACTTTCGGTGCATTATCCCCCGCGCCGAGAGGAGGAAGAAGTCCTTAAACATTCGCCACCTCCTCGATCACGCGGCCGTCCTTGAGCCTGACGATCCGATCGGCGATTGCCGCTGCTTCTGGGTCATGGGTCACGATGATCACCGTCTTTCCATCCTCCTGCCTGAGCTCCTGTAACAGGTCCAGGATCACCGCTCCGCTCTCCGAGTCCAGGTTCCCGGTCGGCTCGTCGGCGAGGATGATTCCCGGATCGTTCGCCAATGCGCGGGCGATCGCCACCCGCTGCCGCTCGCCCCCGGAAAGCTCGTTCGGGCGGTGGTGCGCACGATCACTCAGCCCGACCCGGTCCAGCAGCCCTTGCGCCCGGGCCGCCCGCGCCGATCTCGGAACCCGCTGAAAGATCATGGGGAGCTCGACGTTCATCTGCGCGGTCAGGGTTGCAACGAGGTTGAACGTCTGGAACACAAACCCGATCCTGGTCCCGCGCAGGCGGGTCAGCTCCCGCTCCGGCAGGGTGGTAATGTCCGTCCCGTCGATAAGAGCCCGTCCGGAGTCCGGGGTGTCGAGCGCTCCGAGGATGTGAAGCAGGGTCGATTTCCCGGAGCCGGACGGCCCCATCACCCCGAGGATCTCCTCCTTGCGGACCACGAGGTCGATCCCGCGTAGGGCACGGACGATCGTCTTGCCTAATCGGTAGTTGCGGGTGACCCCCTCCAGCCGCAGGACCTCTTCCTCCATCATCCCTCCGTGACGGAGTAGGAGGTGAGCTCGAGGAGAAAGGTGACCTCCCAGCCGGAGCCATGGCGCTCCTCCACCTTGATGAGGGGCGCGATGAAGACCGGCTTTTCGCGCGAGAAGGCGAGGGTGGTCCTGGTATCCGGGTGGTCCGGATCGGTGTAGGTACCGATCAGACACGGGATCCCGGCGATATCTTGTTCCGCGGTGGCGTGGAAGCTCCCACCTCCGGGGAGGACGTAATCCTCCCCGACCGCCAACACGTCGCGGTGGGAGAGGAGGGCGGAGATCGGGCCGAAGTCGATGTCCGTCCCGCCGGAGCGAACGGTGGTCATCCCGAAC is a window encoding:
- the prmC gene encoding peptide chain release factor N(5)-glutamine methyltransferase gives rise to the protein MGGRTLGATWTVRDVLNWTRTYFKEAGIVQPRLEAEILLAHTLSVDRLHLYLAPDRPLSPEERARYREVVKKRRQGTPLQYLIGEVQFLGLRFRVRPGALIPRPETEEMVMRALRLLPRDQDTACLDLGTGSGVIGVCLAKYLPRVSVTAVDVSTEALELAKENADLNGVSDRIEFLQSDWFERVEGKFDLIVSNPPYVPREAMPSLPPEVRAHEPKIALDGGEGGVEEISRIIAAAGAHLRRNGYILLEIGDGQGEAVSALAADAGFTGTKVEHDLSGKERFVIARCP
- a CDS encoding ATP-binding cassette domain-containing protein translates to MSVMIQVSELNFSTEEGIKVLEDVHLRVDQGEMAFLVGPQAAGKSVLLGLLAARIRPQSGQLLVCGRNVARLTRRKAAEFRRRIGFLPQDFTPLPKTVLENVTFKLRALGNFREQAEEKALAALDQVGLTSKLNESGDELEPVDRVRLGLAIALCNEPLLLLCDEPFLGLDEEGTEAIASLLIQLHSHGLTALIATRGPLPASLSGYRRISLIDGKVVGG
- a CDS encoding TRAM domain-containing protein → MVGMLLFVLGLAAAGGAVAAAHGLIPPLGAIPRVGTGLIFGTLAGGIIGAGIWYGWKGIERALKSDGAVTRLMNGLFLGAITTMAGGVLIAAIALAFGGSVGAHIAQGCVLAGSLFLGARIGSAFDRPLYPVGSAKARAAQRLHKNDSAARKVLDTSVIIDGRIGDLVRTGFLEGELIVPEFVLSELQGIADSANSLRRRKGRRGLEVLRSLMQDDTVRIRVISKDYPHVREVDRKLIHLVKDDGGALVTTDYNLNRVAQVEGVKILNINELANAVKPRFIPGEEITVEVIDRGEEIGQGVGYLDDGTMVVVENGRRHIGRKIKAMVKSTLQTEAGRMLFVEPAGETPRWEK
- a CDS encoding PD40 domain-containing protein, whose protein sequence is MKKGIIIAIFLIGVGIILGGCSLFQKGPALTNWEPVMSPDGTKIAFESPGDKGFEIYLRDVSTGQVEQLTKNEVDDWSPSWSPDGTAIVFISNRDKNVDLYVMDLATKNVTRLTTNEKDDVNPQWGVDGRILFNSNRTGAWEIYSINPDGTDLKQLTQTATTK
- a CDS encoding ABC transporter ATP-binding protein, which encodes MEEEVLRLEGVTRNYRLGKTIVRALRGIDLVVRKEEILGVMGPSGSGKSTLLHILGALDTPDSGRALIDGTDITTLPERELTRLRGTRIGFVFQTFNLVATLTAQMNVELPMIFQRVPRSARAARAQGLLDRVGLSDRAHHRPNELSGGERQRVAIARALANDPGIILADEPTGNLDSESGAVILDLLQELRQEDGKTVIIVTHDPEAAAIADRIVRLKDGRVIEEVANV
- the ispD gene encoding 2-C-methyl-D-erythritol 4-phosphate cytidylyltransferase, whose amino-acid sequence is MVSAVILAAGRGERMGADGNKVYLPLAGAPVLSYSLTAFACVPAVQEIVIVVRAGEETTAARIAEGLGISARIVTGGERRQDSARAGVEAVDGELVLIHDAARPFPSPRLITRVVECTAQHGACVPVIPTTDTMRYSDPDGFLRPEQVPRSGLMRMQTPQGFRRELIVAALAGTRETVTDDAGAVLAAGGKVAVVPGEVTNIKLTTEADLRLGDALLGAGLVAHGKDNG
- a CDS encoding ABC transporter permease produces the protein MFKDFFLLSARGIMHRKLRSWLTVIGVFIGITAVVALISIGLGLERSITQQVENVFGYNSFLIVGKEAFQSRRGTTEEISVDLDVIEQVPGVTAVAAVRSESGFVKGPTVGGKSVQGFLPVTGLSPTLVTEFKSFLGDVNFEPGGRFFTPGERDVVILGSKAASQLHATLGTTVEIENHPFRVIGIFAPSHDSGGFSFGLGKSGNADTLFVPFAQMDELFGKSDKVLLTLVKTANGADVDEVADRVKNALRDAGDKDVSTVTYSDINRQISTVMGSVSGFLAGIAGISLLVGGVGVMNTMYTAVLERTREIGVMKAIGARRGQILMIFLIESGLMGLVGGIVGVIFGLGLSSVVAAVIRGYFNVEIHTVASPLLIISTLAFSFLLGAFAGWMPARRAAKLPVVDALRYE